Sequence from the Nasonia vitripennis strain AsymCx chromosome 5, Nvit_psr_1.1, whole genome shotgun sequence genome:
GTCTCCGGACTTCTCACAATTGTAAGTCTTATATATTATGCAACTTTTCCGGACtcgaaatagttttttttttcttgtttaaaGCAGTAGCGTGTTAATGTATACTGAAGCAAAAAGTTGTTATTGAAGAAATTAGTCGAGAAGGTTTTCACGTTCAAAGTTGTTTCAATGTGCTTTGCCTATGAATGTACCGAATTGTCGAACTTTCAAAGAACTTTTGTACAAACGCTTTGGGTTCCAGAATACAATAGCTTTTCATAGTACCGCTACTCTCAAGATATGgtctaaattttcattttaacaaagcctcgataaattattttgcagAATTTACACGATTGTTGTTGAGATatctaaatataatatatttttctcttacAGGGTGATCGTTTCGGAGGAGCACTGGACGGAGCCGCAAGAATGTTTTCAGAGGCATACGACGCAGGTCTCCATCCTCAAGAGTTTGTCAATAATACACGTAAAAAGGGCAAGCTAATCATGGGTATTGGCCACAGAGTCAAATCCATCAACAATCCGGACATGAGAGTCAAGCTTATCAAGGAATACGTTTTGGAAAACTTCCCTACAAAGCCTTTAGTCGAATATGCGCTGGAAGTCGAGAAGATCACCACAACCAAAAAGCCGAATCTCATTCTTAACGTCGATGGAATTATCGCGTGTGCCTTTGTCGATATGATGAGGAATAGCGGTAGTTTTACGAGGGAGGAGGCGCAGGAGTACATTGAAATCGGAGCAATCAACAGTTTGTTTGTCCTCGGCAGAAGTATAGGCTTCATCGGTaagttttagaaatttttcgACTGTTTTACTGCTTTAAATTCAGATTTTATGCGATCGTGCTGTTATACATAaatgatttataattttaggTCATTATATGGACCAAAGAAGGTTAAAGCAAGGCTTGTACCGCCATCCTTGGGACGACATTTCATACGTGCTGCCAGAGCAATACAACTGAGCGAACTTGTCCTTCACTTACTATCGTCGTCCATCGTAATCGCGTATCAATTAGAAGTGAATCTCTACGTCATAATGATATTAAATAATGGAAACTATAAAAAATCTAGACGGGAGTTCATGAAAAAAACAAAGCAAAAAATATCCGTACAAGACGAGTAGAACTCACTTATGTAGCGATGTTCTAATCTATGGATTTGGACTACGCACTTGCTATCCCGCGTTGCTCCGATACAAAGCACTGGCACATTTTGCACTGTCGAAAGTCCATTAATTGCCTTAACGAAATGAAAGAGATAAATTTATGTTTTGAGAAGTTTTACTCGCTGTGCGACACACACTTACATTTTAGGAGAGAACACaggaaaagattaaaaaagcaTTGGTTTGATATGATCTGTCGACATTCCAGTTTCTGCATTTGTTTAACAATGAACAACACGCGAATGTGCGATAATTGTATTATTcgaatttttgtacatatagACGTCGACTCACCTAAGAGCAGCAGCACAAATGCGGATTTTTATTTCGCATTGCATTAAACACATACTGAAATGTACCCTATGGGAGACGCGAAATGAaactattcttttttttaaagcttcgGTTAGGTCTGTGTGTTTATTGAGTAATAAGTAGGTAAAAAGATTTTTGCACAAGAAAAGTGACCCTTTCTGCTGAGAGATAAGAATTTAGTATACATTTTAtcaatatacatgtataatatttatgtatgtacgtattattatttaagaatttatttaGCGTTCTTTTAATTCTTGCactaaaaaaatatcttgTTAACTGTAGGTAATTCAAGAGAACAAATTGGTTACTGATTATAATCATGTTATCTGTAAAAAAGGTCGGCTGTAGATACGTGGATAAGTTGAGaaggagaaataaaaaataatagccGAATCTgatattttgcattttttatttcttataacttgttaatttaattatcaaATCTTTTATCACCAATCAACTTCATCAATCATCGACTCAGATAGTTCTTCTGCATCAGGTTGTTTGTTGCTTTTTGGATTGATATATCTTTCATACCATTCAACTTCTGCCACAGAAAAATTTCGttgtctaaaaataaaaataaaaactcggTTTATCAAACTTTTACGAGTGAAACCAATTAATCCATCTAGAGTTACTCACACATCAGATTCCCAACTTGCTGGTTTCCTTACTGGGTTCCACTGAGAAACTGGTTTATCATTGGCAACCATCACTCCACGAATCAGGTAAGATAGCGCCACTttatgtatattattgtcCTAGaatacaaagtttttcaaaaagaacaaccacaataataataataaatacaatcgAAGTGTAGAAATTGTTTGAACATACCCTCCACTCTGAATTTATTACATCAGCTAAACTTATAACATCAATAGCCTTAGTTGCACCATCCATATTAAAGCCCATAGtgttcatataattttcatgcaCAAATTTGATAAAAGTATTCGAATGTGTTTGAAAACTGGATGCCAGATCATCTGGATCATGAACAAATTTCCAACTTTTTCCTTCTacgttttctaaaaatttacagatatttcaatatttatgaGTAAAAATGTATAGTAAAAAATTCGTACTTTTTGGATTTATGACTCGACCAATTCCATGTAGGAGACCAAGAGTTTCTTCTCTGACAGTGCATTCACTTTCGAATTTGTGTTTAACTAAGAagtatgtataaatattgtatcattatgagatattttttacttataaaatttctcATCAGAGATTTACCTTttaatgaagaaaaaattaaatttaaaagtgCACTACGAACATCACCAATAGTGTTTGACAATACTTCGTCTATTTTACTCTGTGTTACGTATAACATGTGACTAGCTTtactatttaaaatagttGTAACTCGtttcattacattttttaaagctGTTGGAGTTGCTGCATTaatactaataaataaaaaataaatattaatagcaTACCTAATTCTAATTTTTCCAGAATAATCTTAACTTACTTTATAGTATCAATTCCATAACGATCGCGAttactctgagaaaataatgttgtcattaattttgaattccCAGTCTCTgtatttacaaaaatcaagGGCTCTCTTCCATATTGACAATATTTTctgtgaaattaaaaaaaaaacttaaaacttgtaaatttgtatgtaacacatatttttttttatacttactgcaataaacttgaaaaatcatctttccCATCTATGTAAGAATTAGGTATATCCTTGACCAGCAACAAACGTCTGGAATCTGATAGGACAGAGCCATAACGAGTAGCTCTGATGAGAAAGTCTTCAAATCTCTCTCCTTGTCGCATGGTTCGatctaaaagagaaaaattaaatgattaaTTGTCTCAACTTATTAGAAAACATTGTAGAAGTTTAAGGATTTACTGTATTCATCCATAGCTTGATCCATTGGAGTAATCCATTCTacaatatcaaaattattttctttagcgATTACTTTAAGGGCCTCAGTTTTTCCACAGCCCGAAGGCCCAGAGACCACCAAAAGAGTTGGTTTTCCTTCTTTCACTGTTTctttaaaccatctgttaatTTCTTGCTGTTTCTGCCGACTAACTGCTAAATCTGATGCCTTTTGAGGTGCACATGCAGCAAGTAATGCAGATAAACTGCTGGTTGGCCTTTTAAATGAAATACTAGTTTCAAAGTTCGTGAAACTTGTGAGATTctcattttcacttttttgcaaaCCTTGTGATGTGTTTTTTCTCTTAGTCGAACTATCAtcaaaatcatcaaaatcaaaagaagACTGAAGCCAACTGCTTGCATTTCTCTGTGAAAGTGACATTATAACCTAAGTAATAATTCAGTTTATTTTGTTtggttaaaaaagaaaattttttaagtaatttttcaattcatgATTGACAGAGTTTATACGAGCCAAACAAATCAACATTGAGAACACTACTAACCTTAGGTCGAGACATTTTACTCACAACAAAGTTACTATTATTAAGGTAGACTggtttatacaaaaatatacatttatttgCTACATTTTAATAACGGTATCTAGAACCGCGATTTAATTAAACATTGAATCCTGACGCAGTGCACAATCGGCACATTACAAACGTATATACGACTTGGTCAACTGTTGCTTCCCCACTCTTCTTTCTTCAAGGTGACCACGTGGTTTATTTATGATGACGGATTATAGGatacaacaaaaattatttaaccTTTTTTAATGTACGATTGCAAGGAATAAAGAGATAAAtcaaatgaagaaaatatttttaaaaacattttttattaattttattataattattatataatgaTATGAAATTACGGCACACAATGatcgttttcttttctttatataatataatataataacaacTTTTTACACACGTAAAAAAGTCATCTATCCATTCATATTATGTAAGTAAAAATGTACATGGTATATAGCAAATGACATTTGTACATCTATATAATATTTGATGTTGACCTaacataattataatatataaattagtaattaaatataatttgcCTAAAAATTTACCATTACTAAAACTCTGTGTTTCATTGTTCtgacattttataaaaactatatAACTCCCccaaaacgaaaaaatatatatatctacGTCAAGTTGAAacacattttttacttttactacTACTCGTATTAACGAACTTAAAACAGTTGCTTCATTGGCTCtatttgaattaaataataactttTAAGAGCACGAAGACGCATTTATCGTTTGATTATAATGTTCAATTGCTTGCGACTAAgttaataaaatatcaaattaacTAACAACATATACGCGACTTTATCACAACGTATTTAGCCAACAAGATCTTCCAGGCACCGGTGCatatagtttttaaaaatcatatatGCACATTCAAACGTTTAtgcatatagatatattaatcCTTAAGTATAAACATGAtgtatatttgtaaatatatttatataaaaaaggaaaattgcGAGGAGTAATATCTTTTTTCAGGCACTCGCGAAAATTGTAATGGTACAGTCCCTTCTTGTATTTTAACATTTCTAACACTTTCTGCCTTTTCTCAGTTCcctgaaattttgcaattcAACTCCATACGTCACTGGAGTAACGCTTCTGCGAATCCATCCTCTTTATGTAGTCAGCAGCTTGAAGCTCGGTCATGTTTCCCTTCTCCATTACCACCTTCAAGAGGATGTTGTGTACGTCACGTGCCATGTTGCGCGCATCACTGATAAAAAATAGTCAAAATAAATGTttggaataaaaataaacagaaagcAGTTGaatgaaagaaataaatgtaCGAAACTCACCCGCAAACATAGATGTGCCCATTCTTTTCCCCGATAACTCTCCACAATTCTTCCTTATTCTGCTCTAGCAAATGTGTCACATAAACCTTGTTGGCCTGCTCCCTACTAAACGCGGTGTGCAGAGTTAGAGTTCCACTATCCACATATTGTTGCAGTTCTTCGTGATAGAGGAAGTCTTCGTCGCGCTTTCGGCAACCAAAGTAAAGAATCGTGTCACCGACTTCTTTGCctggaaaattgaaaaaacaaacaaataaacaaacaaacaaaatgaTGTAGTACAACGTACTTGCGCGCTGTCTCCAAAAATCGATCCAACAGCCAACTATATACATACCGTCTTTTTTAGCGACATCGCGCTCTTGGATAAATGCTCTGAACGGCGCTATTCCAGTTCCAGGTCCGATCATGACAACCGGAGTAGTGGTGCGCGATGGCAAGCGGAATTGGGACTTGCGGACAAAAATCGGCACAAGGCAAGGAGGATCCGAAGGATGCTTCTCCTTCAGCCAACTAGTCGTTACACCTCGATTGATCCTACCAGTTGGAGTCTTGTACTCCACGACCACAGCAGTGATGTGAATTTCGTTCGGGTGCAACTGCGAGATGAAGGATTTTATCGATCAAAAGTGTCGAGCAATTATGCAATGATAAGGAGATAAAAACATAGAAATATACACATACCTTGGGCGAGGAAGAAATTGAGTAGTAGCGGCATTGCAGTCTTGGCAACAACTCGCAAAGGTGATCGAGAGCTGGCTTCAAGCTTGGAACGTCCTCCAAAATGTGCACAATATTCCTGTTTTCTTGGATGACCCACTGTTGGAAGAGAGCTTTGCCTTCGGCGGTGGTGGAAGACATCAGTTTGAGCCTTTCCTTGTCAGCGGGATCGCTGCAGTACTCCGCAAGTTCTTTGAGAATGTGCGTACGAGGGTTGCTGGTGATGTCCAAGTAATGCGTCAGCGCAGTTCGGTAGGTACAAGGACAAGGGAACGGGTGCTTCTTGGTAGACTCCTCTGCAAAATAGTCGCGAATAGGAAGAAATTAGTGGCTGGTACGCACACCGAGAGCAGGTCTACAACGCATGATCAAAAAAGCTGAAATAAGTTTGTACCATCAGTGTTGGTCAAAGTGATGACAGTGTCGAGATCAACTTGACACTTGGCGCCAAGTTTGTTGACCAGTTCAGCGCTGTTGACGGGATAGACAGCCAAATGGTCTCCAGCTTCGTAGCGCATCTTGGAGCCTTCGATGTTGAATTCGATGTGCATGCACGAGCGCTCGGAGGTGGGACCATGGAGCTCGCGGTTGATTTTGACGGGTGCCAAGAAGGGATTTTTGGCATCGTACGGTCTGCAATCATAAAGCGTTCGCCGTCGCGATGAAGCTCGTATCTGATTATAGGTCAGCATTTTCTATgcatattaatttttactcaCGCTCTTTGGTTCTTGAACGAGTGGAGACGGGCGATCTCGCCGCTGTAAACCTTGTCAGCTGGCATATCATTGTGCTCGGTGAGTTTGTACTGACGAATGCTAACGTCTTCGCCGGCGCCTTCGATGTTGAAGTACTCGCAAACGGCTGGCCAAAACTTGTCCTTCCACGTGATGAAATCATCTTCGATGCTACAAAGCGGAGGTGAAATTCGTTAATCGCTCTCGGTGTTTTGGCGCGCGTGAACGGTCTTTCGGGAACGTTACTCACTTTGCATCATCGTCTCCAAGACCGCACTCCACAACGCGATTGGCTCCCAGCTGCTCGAGTCTGTGATCAACGTAGAGAGCGACTTCGTTGTAATGCTCGTAGGTCTTGTTTCCAAGTCCGAACACCTGGAACAAAAAGATGTCCTTATTTTGACAATCGGCTCGAGATTCGGAAATGTCGTAAAAAAAGTCGGGAAACTCCGGCGCTCGTGCATTAAAATTTCTGCAAGTCACGATTACAAGGCAAAATTAAAATGGAAAAAAGTGCACCTCGGATGGTGCGCAGAGCGCGAGACTGGCAGCGTTCGTCGTCTGCCCATCGAAGCAGTAGGCGAGCGTGCGGCGCGCCGCCGCACGTGCCAGCGACCTGACGACTCTCATCGTCGAGTCGCAACGACTCTTGCGACTCTTACTGAGCTCGGCATTCCCCGCGACTCTGCAAGTCTGCTCGAAAAAACAGCTTCGAGCCTTACGTAATCTGTCGCGCGCGAACCTTTGAAAATCGTGCGAGATTACGTTCGCGCACTTGAGCACTACTCGCCACTACGGCGAGGTTATGTGTGCTGTGAGCTGTTCTGCTTCTGACTTTCTGAGACTGCGCGCCGCGCGACTCGCGAGGAGATTGAAAGGGGGCGCGACGCGGGCCGTAGATACACAGAGTAGACACGCATTATCTACGCGTTTTCGAGCGTTATTCGATTCGCCATGCGATCCGCGTGGCTATTTAAGGAGGCCACGTGCGAAGTGAGCAAAAATCAACTCACGGCGTAATTCAAGCCGTTGAGGTCGGCGTCGCCGTTCTTCAGCCAGTCGACGAACTCCATGGCGTTGTCGGTGGGGTCGCCCTCGCCGTAGGTCGCCAGGCAGAAGACGGCCAGGCTGTTGGGTATGGACTTCATGTTGACCAGCTCCTCCTGAAATGCCACGGCTCCGAGTTACTCTCGCGCCTCCGATTAACTCAACTCCAAACAAGCCTTAACTCACCATGTCGCACTCCTCGGGGTCGGCGACCATGCCCTTGAGCTTGTAGCGGATGCCTTCCTTGGCGAGTCGGCCGGCGAACTCCTCGCCGGTGCCGGTCTGGCTGCCGTAGAAGACGACCAGGCTGCGCCCGGAGCTCTGGAGCTTCTTGATGAACGAGTTCTCCGAGGGCGTGAGCGCCGTGTACGAGGTCGGCCTGGAAGGGAAACTTGCTTGTACTTGACAAATCGGGATACGCAGCGGTGATACGCAGCTATCGCTAAACACGTATACTGACTGTATGGTGTAGGACTTGGTGGCGGAGGTGTACTCCTCCTGCTTGTTCCGCTTGAGCAGCCACCAGGCGGCGACGAGCAGGAGGAAGCCGAGCAGGATCATGTCCAGGGTGCTGAACATCGGCTCGTCGACGATCTCGCCGGAGTCCTGGCCACCGGGCAACACAGGGGAGCCGGACATCCTCACGGCTTTGGGCAGCGACGCGTCCACGGTCTGAAACCGATCGGTCGAGCACGCGCGATTATCACCTGTCACTCGCTCGGCATCGGACGATATATATCGAGGAAGCGATTTCTAGTCTCTCTGTTTTTCTCCGCGTCGGATATAGGGGATAACGAAATTTCTCCTAAGCGCGCCGACCGCTCGTTCAAAGATGCAACAGATGCAGTCGGAAAACTAATCATaaggcgtcgtcgtcgtcgtcgtcgtcgtcgtcgtcgtcgccgtcgtcatcgtcgtcgtcccgAAATTCCTGCGACGATCCTTCGAGAAGGgagagatgagagagagagacgagaaaaCCGGTGGACGAGAGAACCGGTATTtcgcttctgctgctgcagcgctcgcgcgctcgtgcGGGAGAGTAGGAAGAGGGTAAGATTCTTTCGTGCAGGAGGAAAACAAGCGCGGAGTGACTTATGTCACCGACGGTATTCCATTCGTTTTTCTTCGCAATCGTCATCCGCGTCTAATCCTTCCGCGAGCGTAATGATACTGTTTTTGCAGCCGCGTCGACGCGCGTTTTCCTTTTGTGTAATAGTTATGTCGCGATCAGCTGCCAGTCATGTTTTTTGAAACGGCTCTACTGCGACTTCCCTGCACTCTCGGATCAGACGTGCACGCACACGAGTTCATTCACACACGCTCGCACAAAGTACGTACTTGATTGCAAtctgcattttaaaaattccgCGGCACCTGTCAATTCAAAGCTCGCGGCTACTCTACACTGAAAAAAcaacacagccattttaaccGAACTCGCGCCAGTAacccgtcattgtacgaagactcgccaagattaccgtagagttcagcagttttaacGAATCAGTttggtcgtttttgctggcgtcaattttacgagtcgcgactcgccaaaactacccgcagtggcacaccgttgttcttactgaacggttaaaactaccggactttacagcagaaacgactgtgttttttttctccagcGTATATACAGATGCACTGGCGCGCGTGTAAATCGTCATTCGAATCAAGGTCGCGCGCGACGTTCATTGCCACGTCTCGTGcggcgagtttttttttgccatttcCGACGCGACGCGTAAGTGTAGGATGAGCGAGCGAATTGCCGACTCGTCGCGGGTTCGTATCTCCGGGCGGAAACTCGGGCGTATGTATGCGACTATATGTACAAGACCGACTAGCGTCGCACTGTCACGGGTGTAAACAAGTGAAGTCGAGCCGTACAATGTTATGATTGGGTATCGGCGCGAGGGAAGACGAAAATAAGCCGCGCGCAAGCATCGCTCTCTTTTGTTATGGCTGAACACACGTAGAGGCGCGATAGCGATAGGATCGGGCTCGAGATTATAGATTGTATAGCCGCAGTCATCGTGACTCTTCGCGCTTTATCGGAAACTAGTGTCCTTGCTCGCATATGTTACGAGGAGGAAAACAATCGTCGGGGCCAATCGTACGCGCTAAATAAAGCGAATCGTCGTAGATAGACGAGCGATAAAGCATTCAATTAAACGCTCGAACACGGCGGGAGCCGGTGACGATAGGCCGATATACCAAGTTCGACGACTCGAGTGCATTTCGCGGATCAGCGCAAATTCGTATCTCGGAGCACTCGAGGAAAAACAGCGCAGGAACGAGTGTACGGGGCGGACAGGAGTGCTTCAGGAGTGGACGGATTCGCAAGGTCGATTGATAACCGCGAGCTACATTACGTAACGACAAACTACGCATCGGGAGAGGAAACTGCTAGATAATGAGGCTCCGAGAATCAGAGTGTTTTTCCGCGACGCGCGCAGCTCGATAAATCACCGCTAGCTTACATTATAGGTAACGGGAGAGGAAGCCACTAGATAATCTTTTCCGATATATCCTCCGTAATAGCCTCGCTTTCGCGCAATCGTCGGCGAGCAGCACTTGTCGCCGGGCGGCGCAGACAATTAAAGCGGAATTACAATTTCAAAtcggcgtctctctctctctctctttctccctcgcgTCATATGCAATTTCACTCGGGGCTCGCTCTGACTCTGCAATTATTTTTGGTGGCTCGCGCGCCGGGGAAAACGGAGTAATTGTCACGTtcgcagggggggggggcattaCCGCGGGCTTATGCATCGCACAGAGCGGGAAGAAACCGGTGCGTCCACTTTCACCGACGCCGCGGCTGTCGCGCGCTCGATTCTTCTCGTTCGCCTTTTACGAAAGTATAATCTCGAGAACACTGACACTCGGCGAAGACTCACCGGCAGATCCATGGCTGGAATTGAAATCCTCCCTCGGCGGGGCAGGACGCTTTCAAAAGTGTCTGAAGAATTCGGAGCTCTGAGCCGCGCACTCGCGTTTTTCGGGACTGGAGCGGCCGGGTGTACGCGCACGAGTGTGTGGAGGAGACGCGGTACGCGCGAGGTGCAGCGCGAAACTGAAAGTGCCGCGCGGCGCGGCGCGGCGCGCAGCGCGGAAAACGAGCAAGTCATGCGCGTGCGCGCACTCGCGAACTATAGCGACGCTCGATCGAGTCTCTAGCGAATTCAACAACAATAGCTCATACAGGTGTGAGAGCGACCTGCTCACGGTTTTCGGCTATCGTTGCTATCGCGATGCGCGATTAATGCATTCACGAGGCTCACATCGAAGGCAGAGCGTTTACCCTGATCCAGATTTTCCCCCAGGCGCGTTGAAAGAAGCTTCGCCGCCGCGAAGGCCTCGGCCGAAGGAATGCGTTATTTAGCAGCAAGATCATCCTcgtatgtgtatatacactCGCGAGTGCGAGGAGGAAAGCAATCGCTGTCGAAAATTAGACGGCCGAGCGGCGATATTTTCCGTCCGAGGAGAAACCTTTCCGGCATCTCTTTCCTCGCGTGTACGTGACAAATTTCGCCGCTCGCGCGTACTTATGAATATTCAAGCGCGGAGCGACGGCGGGGGTGACGCGCAATCGTGGATATTCAAATCCGGTGCCGCCGCGACTGTTGCGGATCACATGCGCGCTATGTGTCGTACGTGTAGCGACGAAGTGGCCGGCTGTAGGAAGTACCCGATGATTTTCCGCGTCATTCGAGCGAACGTAGGAAGGTATTGCTTTTATAACTTTCGTCGTGAATACGCAGACGCGTCATGCATTGTGCGCGACTGTGACGAGATCTGCTTTTTATCAATCTAAGATTAGCTGCATGCGAATCGATCGACCTTTCCTTTCTTCTGGGACGATTCTATCTTTTATCGTCGATTGATTGAGGCAACAATTGCAGATAACGAACTTGGAAGGAACGAGCAGCGTAGCCGCGAGAGGTGTGCTTTTAAAATTCACCGTGTGATACCGCGATGCGCGTGCGCTGGCCTTTAAACAGGACAGTGACCatgaaaagagcgagagacgatgccgcgcgcgcgcgcacgttgcgtggtgaatttttattttccgtcGGTCGCGTTTCATTGAAAACCGCTTTTTGCTCAAAGATTCTCAAGTTCGTCGCGTTAGTAGTCGGCCAAtcgaaattttccaaaattcgaAGCGCTCTTCCGACGCGCAACGGACGCGATCGCCCGGCCTGATAAATAATTGATGTCGGAAAATAATCTGCGCCAGATCGGAAACgcgtatatgcgcgcgcgcgcacacggcaTCAGCGTGATGTACCTGACATAACTTCCTATCGTTTGCGTCACTACTCATTTACACAAATAACATCTCGACATCGCTGTTTCCGCAGCGCATACTCGATCGACGCGACCTGCCGCAAGTGGATCGCCGCGAAGTGCATACAGGTTTATGTATTGTTATCGTGAAAGATTAATTTTAGAAGCGCTCCGTACAGCCTGGAGACGGATTTATGCACGCCTTACCTCTCGCAGTATTAAAATTAGCTCTTATTATTCGACTCCTCTTTTTACCGTTATACCTTTTATCTCACAGAGACGTGCTTATCTTATGCGAAATCGG
This genomic interval carries:
- the LOC100121805 gene encoding NADPH--cytochrome P450 reductase isoform X5, which encodes MRVVRSLARAAARRTLAYCFDGQTTNAASLALCAPSEVFGLGNKTYEHYNEVALYVDHRLEQLGANRVVECGLGDDDANIEDDFITWKDKFWPAVCEYFNIEGAGEDVSIRQYKLTEHNDMPADKVYSGEIARLHSFKNQRAPYDAKNPFLAPVKINRELHGPTSERSCMHIEFNIEGSKMRYEAGDHLAVYPVNSAELVNKLGAKCQVDLDTVITLTNTDEESTKKHPFPCPCTYRTALTHYLDITSNPRTHILKELAEYCSDPADKERLKLMSSTTAEGKALFQQWVIQENRNIVHILEDVPSLKPALDHLCELLPRLQCRYYSISSSPKLHPNEIHITAVVVEYKTPTGRINRGVTTSWLKEKHPSDPPCLVPIFVRKSQFRLPSRTTTPVVMIGPGTGIAPFRAFIQERDVAKKDGKEVGDTILYFGCRKRDEDFLYHEELQQYVDSGTLTLHTAFSREQANKVYVTHLLEQNKEELWRVIGEKNGHIYVCGDARNMARDVHNILLKVVMEKGNMTELQAADYIKRMDSQKRYSSDVWS